The Alnus glutinosa chromosome 1, dhAlnGlut1.1, whole genome shotgun sequence region aaaaaaaaggctgtCGCCCTAGCGATATTCTCGATCTACACAATTATCCTGCGtacgtatatatataggcaAGTTGGAAATATCAATCTGGTTGAACAGACCTTCTTGGAGGATGCATGCTTGCTAGATCAAGGTGGCTGAAAATATGTGTGTTGGATCCCAAATATTCTGACGCCACGCGACGTCCTCCTTGGAACAATACTACTCCTTATGAATGTTGTAGAAAAAAGGAACGCACGGGATTAGGAtcccttataattttattgaaatttaaaattctcaaatttctttgaaatcacGCTATTTTTTATATCGAAATGAcgtgaaaaatgctatatattaaagatatgacatgttaacaatgaaactaaaaaaaaaaaaaaaaaaaaaaaaaattccaaattttttttttaaaaaaaacgcttcttttttattagatcgaaagacagttttttgatcaaaacttttatacgacataaagtgtaagaaaaaatcttttagaatgatttttttttttatttctttgttaacatgtcatatatttatttaatatatagcatttttcacgtcatttcaatgtaaaaaacagtttgatttcaaagaaatttgataatttcaattttatttgaaatcgTAGAAAATACTAATCTAACGCACGAGGCTTAGAAGACCTGTCGAACTATTCGGGCAAGAACTCCGATGCGTGATTTAGTTAACTGATCAGTAGTGTTATATAATCAACAACTCGAGAGAAGGAGATTTAAGCATCCTCAGTTTTTTATGGCTTAATTAGCTTCTCATTGATCAGCTAGGTTCTATATACGTATATTTTCTTCAGCTCTACAGCCACTTGGCTCTTGAGATCGATGTGGGGCTCTTCTCTTTTTCCGTGTCCACATCATATCTCTCTGCAACTCATCATTTCCTGATgggaaaagattaaaaaaaaaaaaaaaactaaaaaaactaaaaaaactatttacaCACCCACTCTTTCATATGGGGTGAGGCACATATCATTAAATGGTTGATGTATTGTAAGGAGCGTTTTTGTAACACTCCCCTTTCCAGATACCCCAATAGTTAGAATGTCATCTTTGCTAATTAATGATAGAACTCTTCTCGATGAGGAAGGTGGCTAGTCATTAATGACCTTCTTGCGGTCCTTGGAGAGGGAACCAGGATGTAGGCGGATTAGGATCCTGATGGAGGGGGTTCGAGTCAGACGATGCTGAGCTGTCAGATTGCATGTTGATGGCATTGAATTACCTGAAGCGGGCAGATCAGCGCAAGATTTGTAAGAAATCGTGATCTAGTCTAATTGTGGCAATTTTCGAGTGCGCgacagtattttggccataactttggctatGAGTGTCCGAttcgcgcatatgaccccaCTTCAGAAAGCTCTCTTTGGCGCGCACGTCATGGCCACCCAGCTACGCTTGGTGCGCCTCGTTTCGAACCCAAAATCCGttgttttcccttaaaaaaacctaattttagattattatttttttcatttatggtaacttttcatttattgtttaggaggtgattctgagcccgatttgggccagattttttGCAGCCTACTTATTTTATTctgtatttcgttttattagggttattagggttttgctatttttggtcaAACCCTACTAAATgtcgaattttcagctatattaacCCGGCTTATGGGCATTTTTCGGCACCActgattattgatattttcattGAAGTTCAAAGATTGTCTCTGTGTtatgagataattttttttgttttctttcttgaaaACTACCTATTGAATAACCTGCAGAATAATCAATATTCTGTTCGGCTTCAAATCCTCTCCAGTTAAAAGGAATTGAAGTtgtgtaaaattacaaaaatacccctgtATATAAAGGATCGGCTCGTCTCCAATTGATTTCCTGATGCCCGAGGGGGAAGTGCTCCATAAATGCTAAGGTCATGCTGGGAGTCTCTCAATGCAGTAACTAGGTGGGCCGCTACCTGGGTGAAATAGATATTCGTTTCACATTCTCCTAAGAGAATTTCTGAGAAATTAATGGGGCCCCGTTAATGTATTTTGGGGCCTTAGGCGAAACTTCAAAATGgggccttaaaaaaaaaatttaagtaaaaaaaaaaaaaaattaatattattattatattaattaaacactAAGATTTCACGACTTTTAAGTTTAGCGCTAAGATTTTTCAAGTCATTAGTTCCTTCATTATCTAGTTGCATTCTATTAGGTTTTGAATTAAACAACttgtaaacaaaaacaaaatattctatCTAAATCTTTTGAATAGACTAATCATTTTCTATTAAGTTTCTATTTGATAAGTTACCATGGGCTTATTATattggggccttattaaattaagtccttttttaaattacttatttagAGGCCTTaagttttatgaattttttttttggaccttactaaaaaaaaatttgggccttaaattaaaaaaaaaattgggcctagaattttttttttgggccttatCAAATCGAGGGCCCTAGGCGAGTGCCTAACTCGCCTAGGCTTTGAGCCGGCCCCGGCACCAAAGCTgttattttatgggtttttttcCCGTTAATTCTGTGTTTTAATATTGAGTGTTGTTGTATAACACTTAACCCAAACCGTTTAGGCTTTAGATTCTTTGTCTGTGTTGGAGATCCCCTTTTTGCTATTCTTTCACTTAGTTTGTCCAGTTTTCTTAGAAGGTTGATTATATCAAAGTTTTTATTTCTTAGTTTGTTTGGTTTATTTGTAAGCCGCGCTAGATCTAATTAgtttttaggggttctcttattcttaatgattttattcattttcaagGGCCGCGACTTTTACAGGCTGCATTTTCAAGTGACTTCGACCTCCTTAGGTTTTCTTCTGCGCTTTGAGCATGAAGTGCTTGTAGTCTATATtagtttgttaatttgtttttgttttgtcttttcctgtattttgtttcttaaatttgacaatgtaatatatatatatatatatatgtgcgcgcgcgcgcgcgtaAGTGTGTGTTTTGGGTGCACGTTTCCTTATGAAAAAGTAAAGGAGCAGTCGCTGTTGgaaattaatttgttatttttagattaaaaagATTATTATTGCGTATTGTAGAAAGGACTACGTACGTAGTTTCAAGATAGTTGACTATTGAGCACTAAGTATATATTAATGTGCAATTTATAGATTGATATGAGGCAAGGAAGCGTTAACTAGTAAAACTCCTTAGAATTATTgatacaatttaatttaatttaatttaagttGGTGGATAATTAATGTAAAATTTGACCCATGCACGTACGTCTTCATAATTCACCTAATCAACATAAAAGTTTTgactttaaaaatttaaaaaaaaaaaaaaaaaaaaaaaaaaaaacataaaagttttGTTACGCGCTGCGCTTAGGAGTAATAGTCATTAGTCAAAAGAGTTTCTCTAGCTAATTCAATTCCTTGTGTGGCTATTTGATTTAGTCTTTTAgtctttttgatttttctttggtttttaaattgttttaatttttttaattaaatatatgacacgtgacaagagtattatagaaatattttaataaaatgagtctttttagcattctttaataatttgaagatCATATTAGTACACTTAATAATTCAGGGAACTACTTTAAAAACGAGTTATACATAATTTGAGAtcctttttataattttccacttattttctttttctttttctttttttttttttttttttttttttgcggcAGTGGCCGGATAATGGCATGAGATGATGGCTACCGCTGGCGGCGGTGGAAGATGGTTGTCCAAAAATGGCTGGAGATGTTGCAATTGACAGCTGGCGACAGTGATTGCAGATGGCTGCCAAAATGGTGCATGGTTAGATATGGTTGCCCGAAACTGGTCGGAAAATGTTGTCAAGCATATTGCAAAACACACTTGCTTCATGGTTACTAAAACAAATTTCAGTTTATAGGAATTTGAGGCTATTTTCAACAAATACCCCAATTAACACCGAATAATACAGTTTTACTTCttccttcacacacacacacacacacacacacacacacacacacacacacacacacacacacacacacacacacacacatatatatatatatatatatatatatatttggttcaTTCCGATGAAATAAACTTGttacattcaaaaaaaaaaaaaaaaaaatcttacttcACTTACTGGCCAAGAGATGTGAGGCATGCATGAAAAGATTAAAAACCATATTTCCACGTGTAAACAAACTTTTAAACAGTAAGACCATTTTGGTGAACAGAATCACACGCCAGAAACTTTTGCCGATGAAACATACGCCAGGAGCTCCTTGTCGACTTCGAATTTAGCCATGTCTTCCTCATCCAAGTTAATCCATACCTCTATTCCATTCCCTGATTTCATGTCGAAGAAACCAACTAGATTCTTGTACAGCAATCTAGCCGAGGCTACCCACACAGGCTTTCCCCAACCGAAATCCGCCTCATAAACAGGAAACCTGCACAAGCTGGTGAAGGCTAGCGAGATCGCCACCTCTCCTTTCCTTAATCTTTCCGTGTTCTCTACGAGAAAATTCGAGCGCCCCCCACCACTCTCTTGGAAACTTTTCACATAATCCATGTCGACTTTCCTCATCGCATCTCTCAACGGAATAACAACGCGGTGAAACGCATCCTCAGTGTCCCTGGAGATTACAAAGCCTGTGCCCACCGAAATGTTTCCGAAGTAATTTTCAGAAAGGGGCGGGTCCAACCTCTTGCGCACGTTCGATACGTGAGATAGGACGTACAGCTTATTGGGGTCCGGTTGGGTGGCGGCAAGGAAGCGATTATATATGAAAGCAGTTAAGGCCTCCACGCGAGTGGGGCGCGGGTATTCGATGCTGGTGTCGTCGGTGCTGTATTTGTCTCTTAGAGCCGCTATAGCAGACCCCTCGAAGACAAATCTCTTTACCGCAATCTTGTCCTTTCCCGGACTACCCCTAGGTACAATAAAGCTAGGTACAGGTACCGGCTGGAAGATTGTGGCCGATTCAAACTGTGGAGTCGCTACGTTGCTACTACCACGTGCA contains the following coding sequences:
- the LOC133865403 gene encoding stemmadenine O-acetyltransferase-like → MKFDVQVISVDTIKPSSSTPGNLRHYTLSFIDQITPSIFMPFLLFYPRDAVANLSNKERQSRIKQSLSEALTRFYPLAGRVKDNYHVDCNDEGVHYMEAKAACKLSEFLEDPNPAEHNKLLPYELDDVSEVALAVQLTTFHCGGIVIGLAFAHKVLDASSFFLFLNSWAAIARGSSNVATPQFESATIFQPVPVPSFIVPRGSPGKDKIAVKRFVFEGSAIAALRDKYSTDDTSIEYPRPTRVEALTAFIYNRFLAATQPDPNKLYVLSHVSNVRKRLDPPLSENYFGNISVGTGFVISRDTEDAFHRVVIPLRDAMRKVDMDYVKSFQESGGGRSNFLVENTERLRKGEVAISLAFTSLCRFPVYEADFGWGKPVWVASARLLYKNLVGFFDMKSGNGIEVWINLDEEDMAKFEVDKELLAYVSSAKVSGV